Proteins found in one Amycolatopsis umgeniensis genomic segment:
- a CDS encoding tachylectin-related carbohydrate-binding protein — protein MRQKRSVRRPAILCSAFTIALSGVAATTGTQIAAAETITCRANAGVFYTKPDTILQMDRHNEPETGANSWVGNTTIGNTWNGKTLAGPDGRMYLIADNGNVTRQRRLATGWENGGAGQVIATGWNGVTLPSQRNRITVDANGDFFWSHDGILAWQRYDEATKVWTDRLIDTGWTSARYDLIVGAGAGVFYARTPAGALHRFQYDAASQRWIEYATVVGSGGWQNFAQIASAGGDVLYTLDKNNGQIKWYRYLGGGTWAPGPTVIGTIGADWQLSVTTDDCKLVDTGQPTRPSVPARPNAATNVIEGAAGRFQYFYTDDFGRLIHGRQRTDDVGIVEFTTVLGYQQYVGTPSAVRAADDTLRVAALGKDSETRTSTQAPNTTAWTPIAGAGGWMPGPAVSAQRNGVLSLFATDAAGKLWVRDQDPGSKQLLPWRVLQSSGLSSDITAVAHTEGIDLLVRTTSGAYTKSSYVNGVLGPWIAVPGTGWTNPAAAVANPDYNLQAFAVQPDGNVVTQRETADGFTGTWKVLSGVVANGTPAVAMDSGGIVHVAVRANDGFVYQTEQQAPASGAYRAWVRLTDSRTGASYQTATDPSMVTRGAGGVIVTFRDLDGISYIYESTTAAASARSAETPRSVFTGGPAPKPNI, from the coding sequence GAGACGATCACCTGCCGGGCGAACGCGGGTGTCTTCTACACGAAGCCGGACACGATCCTGCAGATGGATCGGCACAACGAGCCCGAGACAGGCGCCAACTCGTGGGTGGGCAACACGACGATCGGCAACACCTGGAACGGCAAGACCCTGGCTGGCCCCGACGGCCGCATGTACCTGATCGCCGACAACGGCAACGTCACACGGCAACGCCGGCTGGCGACAGGCTGGGAGAACGGGGGAGCCGGCCAGGTCATCGCCACCGGCTGGAACGGCGTGACGCTGCCCTCCCAGCGCAACCGGATCACCGTCGACGCGAACGGCGACTTCTTCTGGTCACACGACGGCATCCTCGCGTGGCAGCGTTACGACGAGGCGACCAAGGTCTGGACCGACCGGCTGATCGACACCGGCTGGACCTCGGCGAGGTACGACCTGATCGTCGGCGCGGGCGCCGGGGTCTTCTACGCGCGGACGCCCGCCGGAGCCCTTCACCGGTTCCAGTACGACGCGGCGAGCCAGCGCTGGATCGAATACGCCACCGTCGTCGGCTCGGGCGGCTGGCAGAACTTCGCCCAGATCGCGTCGGCGGGCGGGGACGTCCTCTACACCCTCGACAAGAACAACGGGCAGATCAAGTGGTACCGCTATCTCGGCGGCGGCACCTGGGCGCCGGGGCCCACCGTCATCGGAACGATCGGGGCGGACTGGCAGCTTTCCGTCACGACGGACGACTGCAAACTGGTCGACACCGGGCAGCCCACCCGGCCGTCCGTGCCCGCTCGCCCCAATGCCGCCACCAACGTCATCGAAGGCGCGGCAGGCCGGTTCCAGTACTTCTACACGGACGACTTCGGCCGCCTGATCCACGGTCGTCAGCGCACCGACGACGTCGGCATCGTCGAGTTCACGACGGTCCTCGGTTACCAGCAGTACGTCGGTACGCCCAGCGCGGTCCGCGCCGCGGACGACACGCTCCGGGTCGCCGCTTTGGGCAAGGACAGTGAGACCCGGACGAGCACACAGGCGCCCAACACCACCGCTTGGACTCCGATCGCCGGCGCCGGGGGATGGATGCCGGGGCCCGCCGTGTCGGCCCAGCGCAACGGTGTCCTGTCGCTGTTCGCGACGGACGCCGCCGGCAAGCTCTGGGTCCGCGATCAGGATCCGGGGTCGAAGCAGCTGCTCCCGTGGCGCGTCCTCCAGTCTTCGGGCTTGAGCTCCGACATCACCGCCGTCGCCCATACCGAGGGCATCGACCTCCTCGTCCGCACCACCTCGGGCGCCTACACCAAATCGTCTTACGTGAACGGTGTGCTCGGGCCATGGATCGCCGTTCCCGGGACCGGCTGGACGAATCCCGCGGCGGCGGTGGCCAATCCGGACTACAACCTCCAGGCCTTCGCCGTCCAGCCCGACGGAAACGTCGTCACCCAGCGGGAGACGGCCGACGGCTTCACCGGCACCTGGAAGGTGCTTTCCGGAGTGGTGGCCAACGGGACACCCGCGGTGGCCATGGATTCCGGCGGCATCGTCCATGTCGCGGTGCGGGCCAACGACGGTTTCGTCTATCAGACCGAGCAGCAGGCCCCGGCCAGCGGCGCGTACCGGGCCTGGGTACGGCTCACCGATTCGCGGACCGGCGCGTCGTACCAAACGGCCACGGACCCGTCCATGGTGACTCGCGGGGCGGGTGGGGTCATCGTCACCTTCCGTGATCTGGACGGCATTTCGTACATCTACGAGTCCACGACCGCGGCCGCCTCGGCACGGTCGGCCGAGACGCCTCGATCCGTCTTCACCGGCGGGCCGGCGCCGAAGCCGAACATCTGA